The DNA region GGTAGGGGATCAGGAACCTGTTCCGCCCGGCCGAGATGAAGCGCAGGGCGGCCTCCTCGTCTGCGCTCATGACCTGCCACGGCACGGGGCGGTCGGGGGTACGCTTGCTCCACAGGGACGCCACGCCACCCATGGGTGCGATACACGAGAAGATGCCGATCCCGTACCTGGCCCCGGCCTCGACGTCCTGTCGCAGCACCGCCGGGTCGGTGGTCCAGGTGATGAGGCTGCGGAAGCCCACGTGATGGGCCGCGGCCATGAAGGTGTCCAGATGCTTCTCATCAATGCCCCAGCCGGTCAGAAAGGCCGGCTGACGGTCGGCGGCCAGAACGCCAGACGCCGTCAGCAACGACAAGGCGGCCACACAGCACAGGAGTTGACACTTCATCCCGATCCTCCACAACCATCGCGTAGGCGGGTTCGTCCCCGAACCCGCAGAACCTGCCCAGGCAACAGCATACCACCGGCCCACACCAGGGGGAAGGGGAGACACCAGTCTGCAGGGCAGGGCGACGTCTGTAGGGCGGGGGCTTGTACCCCGCCCCTCCGTTCCGTATTTGCCATGCGGGGCGGGGTACAAGCCCCCGCCGTACACCCCAGGCCTTCGCTCCGCAGGCTGACTACGCGTTGACGGCAGTGCGCCCACACGCTACCATCAGCTCGTGGCGCCCGGATGGCGCCACACCCATCTGGAGGTTCGCGCATGCTCAAAGGCATCTCCCCCCTCATCAGCCCCGAGCTACTGGCCGTGCTCTCGCGCATGGGCCACGGTGACGAGATCGTGCTGGCCGATGCACACTTCCCCGGCGAGACGGTGGGCCGGCGCGTGCTGCGCGCCGATGGCCTGAAGATCGCCGACCTGCTCGACGCCATCTTGCCGCTGTTCGAGCTGGACGCGTACGTGGACGACCCCGTGGCGATGATGGCCCCGGTGCCGGGCGACACGCTGGACCCGACGGTCGAGGCAGCCTACCGTGCGGCCGTTGACCGCCACGCCCCGCGGACCCCGCCGATCGCCCGCGTCGAGCGCTTCGCGTTCTACGAGCGGGCCAGAGAGGCGTTCGCCGTGGTGGTGACCGGCGAGACCGCCAAGTACGGCAACATCATTCTGAAGAAGGGCGTCACCCCGCTCTGATCGCGCCCGCAGAGGCGTGAGCAGGCGGCTCCTGCTGAGGCGGCGAACTCAGAGTCGTTGCTGCACACCACCCGCCCTGAGGTGACACATGAGATTGTGGCCGCTCGCGCTCATCATGCTGACAATGGGGACAGCCATGGCTGAGGACACGCTGGACAACCGCACCCGCGAGGGCATCGAATGGGCCATTTTCCGGTGGGAGCAGACGAACGACACGAAGCTCCCGCGCGTGTTGCTCATCGGCGACTCCATCACCAACGGCTACACGCCCCAGGTCCGCACGCTGCTGAAGGACAGGGCCCACGTGGACATGCTGGCCACGAGCAAGAGCGTCTGCGACCCGGCGTTCCTGCTCGAGGTGACGCTGGCCACCGACGGCTACAATCATGCCGTGATCCACTTCAACAACGGGCTGCACGGCGGGCACTTGACCGACGCGCAGTACGAGTCGGGGCTGCGGCGGCTGGTGGACAAGCTCCGCGCCCTGGCCCCGCAGGCCAAGCTGGTGTGGGGCAACTGCACAACCTCGGTGACGCTCCCGGACAAGCAGCTGAACCCGACCGCCAACGCCACCGTCATCCGGCGCAATGAGATCGCGGCGCGCGTGATGACCGATCTCGGCATTCCGATTGACGACCTGTATGCGGCGATCGTGGACCACTGCGACTGGCACTCGGACTCGCTGCACTTCAACGCCGAGGGCTACGCCGCCCTCGCCCAGTCTGTCGTCACAGCCATCCAGCCGTCCCTGCCCACGAATCGCTAGTCCCGACTCCCGAATCCCGGATCCCAATGCCTAGCGCCCAATCCCCCACCCCCACCCACGATGTCTGTGCCCTCGGCTGCGTCTGCTGGGACTACGTCGGGATTGTCGGGGAGTATCCCGATCTCGACGAGAAGGCCCTGCTGACCGAACTGGTGCAGATGGGCGGGGGGCTGTCGGGTACGGCCATGTCGGCGGTGGCGGCGCTGGGCGGCCGGGCCAAGATCTTCGGCCGGATGGGCGATGATGACTTCGGCCGCCACATCCTGGCCGCCTTCGAGCGCGAGGGCGTGGACGCCTCCGATCTGGAGGTCCTCCCCGGGATCACCTCCCAGTTTGCCTTCTGCGTCGCGCACGCGAGCACCGGACGGCGCACGATCTTCTGGAAGCCCGGGACGTACCGGCGGATGGTCGAGGGGGAGGTGGACCTGGCGGCGCTGACGGACTGCCGGGCCCTGCTGGTGGACCACCACCACCTGCGCGCGGCGACCGAGGCGGCGCGGTACGCGCGCGGCCGCGGACTGCCGGTGGTCGGTGACATCGAGCGCCTGCAGCCGGGGGCCGAGGACTTTCTGGCCGCAGTGACCCATCCGATCGTCCCGCGCGGGTTCGTGCGCGAGCTGA from bacterium includes:
- the fucU gene encoding L-fucose mutarotase, which codes for MLKGISPLISPELLAVLSRMGHGDEIVLADAHFPGETVGRRVLRADGLKIADLLDAILPLFELDAYVDDPVAMMAPVPGDTLDPTVEAAYRAAVDRHAPRTPPIARVERFAFYERAREAFAVVVTGETAKYGNIILKKGVTPL
- a CDS encoding SGNH/GDSL hydrolase family protein, translated to MRLWPLALIMLTMGTAMAEDTLDNRTREGIEWAIFRWEQTNDTKLPRVLLIGDSITNGYTPQVRTLLKDRAHVDMLATSKSVCDPAFLLEVTLATDGYNHAVIHFNNGLHGGHLTDAQYESGLRRLVDKLRALAPQAKLVWGNCTTSVTLPDKQLNPTANATVIRRNEIAARVMTDLGIPIDDLYAAIVDHCDWHSDSLHFNAEGYAALAQSVVTAIQPSLPTNR
- a CDS encoding PfkB family carbohydrate kinase; the protein is MPSAQSPTPTHDVCALGCVCWDYVGIVGEYPDLDEKALLTELVQMGGGLSGTAMSAVAALGGRAKIFGRMGDDDFGRHILAAFEREGVDASDLEVLPGITSQFAFCVAHASTGRRTIFWKPGTYRRMVEGEVDLAALTDCRALLVDHHHLRAATEAARYARGRGLPVVGDIERLQPGAEDFLAAVTHPIVPRGFVRELTGEHDLRAGVRRLQDQGVELVIVTQGEEGVTAFAGAEELHQPAFAVTPVVDTTGAGDVFHGAFTYGLALGYELAENLRFASAAAALSCRALGGRGALPTRAEVQALLDV